A region of the Acidobacteriota bacterium genome:
CGCTCCGGATGTCGGTGGGCAGTGTAACGGGAAACTCCGCCCGGGCGCAACCCGCGCGCGTGTCATAACGCGGCATCGGTCGGGTGAGCCCGCGCTGGAGGACGACCAGGTCGCGGCGCCTGCCCGGATGCCGGGCTATACTGACGCCTCATGATCGTTCACCGCCCGTCGCGTGGTGCCGTGCGCGGTCCGAGCGTCGCCGGCTCCGGATTGGTGTTGGGGGGCATCGGCCGATGAGCGCGACGCCGTTGTCCATCCTGCCGACGCCCGTTCGCTTGAACGCCCCCACCGGCCTGGCGGGCCGCGGCGTCACCGTCGCCTTTCTCGACGCGGGTTTCTACGCGCATCCCGACCTCGTTCGCCCCGTCGACCGCATTGCGCACTACGTGTCGGTCGTCACTCCCCGGGCCCGTCGCGACGACCTCGAGCGGTCCGACGACTCGAGCTGGCACGGCATGATGACGTCGGTCGTCGCCTGCGGCAACGGCTTCCTGTCGAACGGGCTGTACCGGGGACTGGCCTCTGAGGCGCGCCTCGTGCTCGTCAAGTGCGGCCACGTCCGGCGGGTGGCGCACGACGACATCCGTCGTGGCCTCGAGTGGGTGCTCCGCCATCACCGGCGGTACGGCATCCGCATCGTCAACGTCAGCTGCGGAGGCGACTACGAGGCGTCGTATCTGGACGACGCGATGTCGCAGGCGGCCGAGCGCCTCGCACGTGCCGGCGTGCTCGTGGTGGCGGCGGTCGGCAACGCCGGCCACACCGCAGGACATGCCGTGCTGCCTCCGGCCTCCGCCCCTTCGGTGCTCGCCGTCGGCGGCCTCGACGACGGCAACCAGTTGTCCTTCCAGGACTACGGGATGTACCACTCGAGCTACGGGCCGACCATCGACGGGCTGCAGAAGCCGGAGGTGATCGCGCCGGGTATCTGGGTGGCCGCCCCCATTCTCCCCGGCACGCCGACGGCCGCGCAGGCGGCCCTGCTCACACGCCTGGCGGCGATGCCGGCCGAACGTCTCGGGTTCGCGCTCGAGGCACACCCGGGCGTCGACGCGGATCTCGATGCCGCGCGCCACCTCGACCCGGCGCTCATCCGTCAGCTCGTCCTCGCGAAGATTCGCGACCACAACGTGATCTCCGGGGCCTACAAGCACGTCGACGGCACCAGCTTCGCGGCGCCCATCGTCAGTTCGATGGCCGCGCAGATGATCCAGGCCAACCCCGCCCTCACGCCCGCGGCCCTGCGCGCGATCCTGATCCGCACCGCGCGTCGCCTGCCGCACGTGCCCATCGATCGCCAGGGCTGGGGCGTCGTCGATCCGGCGGCGGCCATCGAACTGGCCAGGCGCTGGGCGCCGGGCGCGGGCGGAGCCGAGCCGGGGCGATGAGCGATCGAGTCGGCCAGTCGCGGCGGCGCGAGGAGCGGGCGCTCGAGGCGGCCTCGCCGTGGCGGAAGCTCTTCGACTGGCATCCCGAGCCCATGTGGATCGTCGACACCCACACGCTGGCCATCGTCGACGTCAACGACGCAGCGCGCGCGCTGTACGGCTACGGGCGCGACCAGTTCCTGGCACTGACGGCGCGCGATCTCGAGGCGCATCCCGACGAGGACGAGGTCGCCGTCCGCTTGCAGATGGCCTTCGGCGGCGCGGAGCCGGCGTTCGTGTCGGCGCATCGCCGGCGGGACGGGACGGTGTTCGACGTCGAGCTCCGACTGGTGCCGCTCGAGGTCGACCGCACGGCGTCGGCGGTCTTCGTCGGACGACCGGTCGACGATGCGCGCGCGCTGGCGCTCGCGCTGCGCGAGGTGAGCGAGCGGTTCGACCTGGCCGCGCGGGCCACGACGGACGTCGTCTACGACTGGAACGTCCCGACCGGCGCCATCTGGTGGAACGACAACCTTCACGCCGTGCTCCGGTTCGCCCCCGGGGCCGTCGGTCCGAGCATCGACTGGTGGACCGCGCAACTGCATCCGGACGACCGCGACCGGGTCGAGGAGACGCTCGGGCGTTCAATCGCCGAACGCCGACCGGTGTGGGCCAGCGAGTATCGATTCCGCCGCGGAGATGGCACCTGGGCCAGCGTGCTCGACCGGGGCTACCTCGTGTTCGATGCCGAGGGGCATCCGCTGCGGATGATCGGGGCGATGGAGGACATCACCGAGCGCCGGGAGGCCGAGGAGGCCCTGCGTCGCAGCGAAGAGCGCTTCCGGGCGTTCATCGAGCGCAGCTCCGACATCCTGACCCTGCTCGACGCTTCGTCGCGTGTGACCTTCTGCAGTCCCTCGCTCGAGACGTCCGTCGGCTACCGCCCGGCAGAGGTGATCGGCCGGCCGCTCACCGCCTACCTCCATCCCGACGACGTGTCGCGCGTGACCGAACTGCTCGGCGATCTCGGGCGGGTGCCCGGTGCCGCCGCACGGTTCGATGCGCGCTTCTGTCATCGCGACGGGTCGTGGCGGACGTTCGAGTCGGTGGCGAGGAACCTCTGCCACGTGCCCGCCGTGTCGGGTATCGTGGTGAACTCGCGCGACCTCACCGACCGCCATCGACTCGAGGCCCAGCTGCTCCACGCGCAGAAGATGGACGCGGTGGGCCGCCTCGCTGGCGGCATCGCGCACGACTTCAACAACCTGCTCATGGCCATCGGCGGCTACGCCGAGATGGCCGCCGACCAGCTCGGGCCGTCGCACCCCGTCGTGCCCGATCTCGAGCACATCAGGTACGCGGCCGCCCGGGCCGCCGGGCTCACCCGGCAGCTGCTCGCGTTCGGCCGCAAGGCGGCGAGCGCGCCAGCGCTCGTGGACCTCAACGGGGTCGTGCGGGGCGCCCAGCAGTTGCTGCAGCGGCTCATCGGCGAGGACATCGAACTCGCGGCCGAGCCCACGCCGGGCCTCTGGCCGGTGCGGATCGATCCGCTGCAGTTCGAGCAGGTGCTCATCAACCTGGCCGTCAACGCCCGAGATGCGATGCCGACTGGCGGCCGGCTCGCGCTCTCGACCGCCAACGTGCGCGCGCCGGGTTCAGGCGCCGAGCCGAGTCTCGCTCCGGGCGACTGGGTCCGACTCACCGTCTCCGACACGGGGATTGGCATGGACGAGGCCACGCGGGCGCACGCGTTCGAGCCGTTCTTCACCACGAAGGGACCGGGCAAGGGAACCGGGCTCGGCCTGGCGACCTGCCACGGCATCGTCACGCAGCACGGCGGGCACATCGGCCTGGGGAGCGTGCCCGGCGCGGGGACGACGGTGAGCATCTTCCTGCCGCGGGCCCGGGGGACGGTCAGCAGTCAGGCATCGGCGTCGGTGGCGCCGGCCAGTCTCGACGGAACCGAGACGGTGTTCGTCGTCGAGGACGAAGCGCTCGTGCGAGAGCTGGCCGTGCGTTGCCTCGGAGCCCGCGGGTACCGGGTACTGCAGGCCGAGGACGGGCTGGCGGCCCTCGAGGTCGCCCGGGCCTTCGACGGTCCGATCGATCTGCTGGTGACCGATGTCGTCATGCCCCACATGAGCGGGCCCGAGATGGCGAAGCGGCTGGTGGTCGAGCGCCCCACGACGCGCGTCATCTACACCTCGGGCTACACCGACGACGCGTTGATTCGCCATGGCGCGGTGGATCCGTCGGTCGACTTCCTCGCCAAGCCGTACACGCCCGAAGCGCTGGCCGCGATGGTGCGCTCGGTCCTCGAGCGCGGGGTGCCGTAGCGACGTGATCTTCCAGATCCTCGGCGGTGTCGGGCTGTTCCTGATCGGCATGATCCTGCTCAGCGACGGGCTGAAGCAGGCGGCCGGCGACGCCCTGCGCCGCGTCCTGGCCCGATTCACCGGCGGGCGCATGAAGTCGCTGCTGTCGGGCGTGGCGGTGACGACCGTGGTGCAGTCGTCGAGCGCCACGACGTTGACGACGATCGGGTTCGTCAGCGCGGGCCTGCTGACCTTCCCTCAGGCGGTGGGCGTCATCTTCGGCGCGAACCTGGGGACCACGAGCACGGGGTGGCTCGTCTCGATCGTCGGCCTCAAGCTCAAGATCGGCGCCGTCGCGGCGCCCCTGGTCGCGGTTGGTGCCCTGATGCGGCTGCTCGGTCGGGGCCGGACCGCGCCCATCGGCCTCGCGCTCGCCGGGTTCTCGCTGATCTTCGTCGGCATCGACGCGCTGCAGGCCGGCATGGCCGGGCTCGCCGAGCGAATCGACCCGGCCTCGCTCCCCGGGGCGACGCTTGGCGGGCGGCTGCTGCTCGTCGCCGTCGGGATGGCGATGACGGTGACGATGCAGTCGTCGAGCGCGGCGCTCGCGACCACGCTGGCGGCGCTCGACAGCGGATCGATCGGGCTCGAGCAGGGTGCGGCGCTGGTGATCGGCCAGAACGTCGGTACGACCGTCAAGGCGGCCGCCGCATCGATTGGCGCATCGGTTCCGGCCAAACGCACCGCGCTCGCGCACATCGTGTTCAACGTGCTGACCGGCATCGTGGCCTTCGCGATCCTGCCGCTGATGCTGCGCGTGGCCGACATCGCCGACGGCGCGTTCGGCGCCGGCGGGCCGTCGACGCTCGCGGCGTTCCACTCGGTGTTCAACGTCCTCGGCGTGGTCCTGCTCCTGCCATGGCTCGACCGTTTCTCGGCGTTGATCGAGCGGGCCGTGCCCGAGCGCGGCCGGCTGTTGACGCGCCACCTCGACACCTCGGTGACCGAGCTCTCGCCGGTCGCCGTCGAGGCGTCACGGCGGACGCTCCGCGAGATCCTCGGCGTCGTGGCGGAGATCGGCCTCGACCTGGTCGACGGCCGTGGTGTGGCGGCGGCCCGCGCGGCGCTGCTCGACGGAGCCGGGCGGGCGCTCGCCGACACGCGCGCCTTCATGAGCCGGATCCGGTCGGCGCCCGGCGCCCAGGCCGAACATCAGCGGCACCTCGCCGCGCTCCACGCGGCCGACCACCTCGATCGGCTCATCACCGCCTGCGGGGAGGCGGCAGGCGAGCAGGTGGCGGCCGATGGCGCGCTGCAGTCGACAGCCCTCGAGCTCCGCCGGGCGCTCATTGCCGTGCTGGCGTGGCCGGGCACGG
Encoded here:
- a CDS encoding S8 family serine peptidase is translated as MSATPLSILPTPVRLNAPTGLAGRGVTVAFLDAGFYAHPDLVRPVDRIAHYVSVVTPRARRDDLERSDDSSWHGMMTSVVACGNGFLSNGLYRGLASEARLVLVKCGHVRRVAHDDIRRGLEWVLRHHRRYGIRIVNVSCGGDYEASYLDDAMSQAAERLARAGVLVVAAVGNAGHTAGHAVLPPASAPSVLAVGGLDDGNQLSFQDYGMYHSSYGPTIDGLQKPEVIAPGIWVAAPILPGTPTAAQAALLTRLAAMPAERLGFALEAHPGVDADLDAARHLDPALIRQLVLAKIRDHNVISGAYKHVDGTSFAAPIVSSMAAQMIQANPALTPAALRAILIRTARRLPHVPIDRQGWGVVDPAAAIELARRWAPGAGGAEPGR
- a CDS encoding Na/Pi symporter, with the translated sequence MIFQILGGVGLFLIGMILLSDGLKQAAGDALRRVLARFTGGRMKSLLSGVAVTTVVQSSSATTLTTIGFVSAGLLTFPQAVGVIFGANLGTTSTGWLVSIVGLKLKIGAVAAPLVAVGALMRLLGRGRTAPIGLALAGFSLIFVGIDALQAGMAGLAERIDPASLPGATLGGRLLLVAVGMAMTVTMQSSSAALATTLAALDSGSIGLEQGAALVIGQNVGTTVKAAAASIGASVPAKRTALAHIVFNVLTGIVAFAILPLMLRVADIADGAFGAGGPSTLAAFHSVFNVLGVVLLLPWLDRFSALIERAVPERGRLLTRHLDTSVTELSPVAVEASRRTLREILGVVAEIGLDLVDGRGVAAARAALLDGAGRALADTRAFMSRIRSAPGAQAEHQRHLAALHAADHLDRLITACGEAAGEQVAADGALQSTALELRRALIAVLAWPGTATSPLDTVETISRSLAGARHTHRRALLERTAGGLVEPEVASRQLEATRWIDRVAYHVWRAVVHLDDARMSNGAGTSEVHEEADADDPARTPLPPAAQ
- a CDS encoding PAS domain S-box protein, encoding MSDRVGQSRRREERALEAASPWRKLFDWHPEPMWIVDTHTLAIVDVNDAARALYGYGRDQFLALTARDLEAHPDEDEVAVRLQMAFGGAEPAFVSAHRRRDGTVFDVELRLVPLEVDRTASAVFVGRPVDDARALALALREVSERFDLAARATTDVVYDWNVPTGAIWWNDNLHAVLRFAPGAVGPSIDWWTAQLHPDDRDRVEETLGRSIAERRPVWASEYRFRRGDGTWASVLDRGYLVFDAEGHPLRMIGAMEDITERREAEEALRRSEERFRAFIERSSDILTLLDASSRVTFCSPSLETSVGYRPAEVIGRPLTAYLHPDDVSRVTELLGDLGRVPGAAARFDARFCHRDGSWRTFESVARNLCHVPAVSGIVVNSRDLTDRHRLEAQLLHAQKMDAVGRLAGGIAHDFNNLLMAIGGYAEMAADQLGPSHPVVPDLEHIRYAAARAAGLTRQLLAFGRKAASAPALVDLNGVVRGAQQLLQRLIGEDIELAAEPTPGLWPVRIDPLQFEQVLINLAVNARDAMPTGGRLALSTANVRAPGSGAEPSLAPGDWVRLTVSDTGIGMDEATRAHAFEPFFTTKGPGKGTGLGLATCHGIVTQHGGHIGLGSVPGAGTTVSIFLPRARGTVSSQASASVAPASLDGTETVFVVEDEALVRELAVRCLGARGYRVLQAEDGLAALEVARAFDGPIDLLVTDVVMPHMSGPEMAKRLVVERPTTRVIYTSGYTDDALIRHGAVDPSVDFLAKPYTPEALAAMVRSVLERGVP